The segment ttaaaaagggcAATTTACTATATCGATTATTTCCataaaatcgattatttatttattaaaaagtttataaatgtcgaaatattaaaaagggaaattaattatatcaattattacataaaatcgattatttatttattaaaagtttataaatgtCGAAATAAAAAgggaaattaaatatatcgattatctcgataaaatcgattatttatttattaaaattgtatagaaagtcaaaatattaaaaagggaaATTTACTATAgcgattatttttaataaaatcgattatttatttatttaaattgtatagaaagtcaaaatattaaaaagggcAATTTACTATATCGATTATTTCCataaaatcgattatttatttattaaaaagtttataaatgtcgaaatattaaaaagggaaattaattatattaattatttaaataaaatcgattatttatttattaaaagtttataaatgtCGAAATAAAAAgggaaattaaatatatcgattatctcgataaaatcgattatttatttattaaaattgtaaaaatgttgaaatatttaaaaagggaATATTAGTTCCCAATTGTTTATGCAAAatcgaaatattattaattattactatattagtaataattataaacaaaaagggggattaattatttaaataaaatcgaaatgttgttgtattattattgtaaaataataatttatttaaatgggaCTATTAACTTCCAATTATTCATGTGAAatccaaatattattaattattactttattagtaataattgtcaaaaggggaattaattgttttaaataaaattgaaacgttgttgaattattattgtaaaatagtaatttatttaaatgggaataataattaccaattatttatgtaaaatctTATTATTCTCTATTACTTTATTAGTAATACTTATCATTAAGGggagttaattatttaagtaaaattgaaatgttgttgaattattattgtaaaataatgatttatttaaatgggaatattaattaccaattatttacgtaaaatcaaaatattatgaattattactttattagtaataattatcattaaggggagttaattatttaaataaaattgaaatgttgttgaattattattgtaaaataataatttatttaaatgggagtattaatttccaattatttatgtaaaatcaaaatattattaattattactttattagtaataattgtcaaaaaggggaattaattatttaaataaaattgaaacgttgttgaattattattgtaaaataataatttatttaaatgggaatattaattaccaattatttatgtaaaatcaaaatattattaattattactttattagtaataattgtcaaaaaggggaatcaattatttaaataaaattgaaacgttgttgaattattattgtaaaataataatatatttaaataggAATAGTAATTAcctattatttatgtaaaatcaaaatattatcaattattactttattagtaataattatcattaagggggtttaattatttaaataaaattgaaatgttgttgaattattattgtaaaataataatttatttaaatgggGGTATTAACttccaattatttataaaaattcaaaatattattaattattactttattagTATTAATTGTCAAAAAGGGGAactaattatttaactaaaattgaaatgtcgttgaattattattataaaataataatttatttaaatgggaATATTACTtaccaattatttataaaaaattcaaatattatttattattactttattagtaataattatcattaaggggaattaattatttaaataaaattgaaatgttgttgaattattattgtaaaataataatttatttaaatgggaGTATTAGtttccaattatttataaaaattcaaaatattattaattattactttattagtaataattgtcaaaaaggggaattaattatttaaataaaattgaaatgttgttgaattattattgtaaaataataatttatttaaatgggaGTATTCatttccaattatttataaaaaatcaaaatattattaattattactttaatagtaataattgtcaaaaagaggaattaattatttgaataaaatttaaatgttgttgtattattattgtaaaataataaattatttaaatgggaATATTAACTtccaattatttatgtaaaatccaaatattattaattattactatattagtaataattgtcaaaaatGGGAttccattattaaaaataaattgaaatattatttattattatttcgtaaataattaattgtgcccatttaatttattttccccTCACTCACTTACGTTGTTTGTTTTGTTGGTGTTATTATTGTATGTTTCATTccatattaattataaattataagcgaaaaaaaaatttaacaacttaATTAAAAGCCGACAGAGTTTTAAAATCATTCATGCACTATTTTTCatgctattattttattttattattttctctcttttcttttctcttCTTATttctctcctttttttttttttttgttaggcCCAGTTACCGGTTATCGCTTTAATAAAAGGGGGGTATTTGACcgtggcaaaaaaaaacattaaggAATGGGAAAAACCCAACAACACCCCAGGTAGCTaggtagataaaataaaagaagggaCCGGAaacattaagaaaaataaaattttaatgttttccCGAAGGTCCCATTAAATTCTATTGTTGTAAGCCCTGCACGCTTGTGCAAAAATCCCTTTATTACAAtggcaattttatttattttatttattttatttattttatttattttatctcttgtatttttctcttttttttttttttttatttcccacGTTTTAAATTTCTCCTTTAAACAATTTCTCCTTTTACTTCCCCTTTTTTCtagaaacaatttatttaaacaatttttctcCCTCAAAAAAATTCCCAGAATTTCCCCGTATTTTCCGCGCGCGTACTAATTTCTCCGGCTTGATTTTACCCTCCGCGAAcgcatttttttatcttgaaaccGGACGAGCCCCcatgaaatatcgtagccggattatttattagacaatcaatattgccctgtaaaataatccaactagacatgtattttaattaaccctgtttatcctgcCCAGCGAAGGAACATTAGAAAGGTAGGGGATAATAATTACGTAATgtagggagaggtaaaaaggaacctgaaaaatacgcGAAAAAGCAAcacaataatacaataaaaaaataactttagtTAACACTTGTAAATTTCGGTAAAATAAAAgcacaatttatttgtaattaaaccCACAAAATATTACACAAGAATGtgacacaaaataattattaaaataattaacccAGTTAAATACGTATGCGCGCGTCGCTTCGAAAAGAGAGAAACTAAGCCATGCGGTCGTAGTGGAGTCAGAGACTAAACTTTGCAACAATTGCGAGTAACcgaacaataattatttttatgacggCTGAATGATTAACGACGGGATTGAGAAGCAATCCAGTCGATTGGATTAATAGATCACTGACTCTACATTAACACTACGATGATGCTTGGCTTTTACagtaacaaataattttacactAGTTATAAATTCGATGAGCAAACACtgagttaaaatttattatagtaaAAGGTACTTACATTGGCTGTCGAAATATTAGTTTAGCGCTCTAGCGACGGCGTGTACCTTGAACGTTGTGTGAACCTCGGTTCTTCAATTGACAGGTGgcagtaattattttattacaaataaaataattattattgaattacgTACGAAATTGTACTGGTAATGTAACAGCTTCTTGAACAGTtactgaatatatatatatttcaataaatatatatatatatatatatattgtcgtATGGTGACACTGACTTTACACTGGTATGCTATGGAAGGAGCGCTTTTTGCGGCGTATTCCGTAGTAGCGTCGATTTTTGACCATGTGGTCGTAACttgtacaataaaatattgacgTACTTTtcgtcaataaaatataattatttaatataaaaactgtatttattttattcactgttcaatttattaattgatttaatattatgaatgctttaaactttattttatgcaaGCAAGAAAGACTTTCAGACCACGCGGTCGTAACttgtacaataaaatatttaattatttttaccgaataatataattatttaatacaacgaattgtaatttattttattcaccaTTTAATTGATTAGACAATTTAAGACAATAAatgcttttaaaattatttcacacAAGCAAGAGAAAGATTTTCAGACCATGCGGTAACAAGGTTTTACAAGTTAAGATTGCAAATGATTTTATGgctttaaattgataaactaaataaccaaatgttatttaattattattgaaacaataaattaatttaataatcaataaaataaagaataagtATAACTTACAATTTGTGTTGgttgatagaaaaatattctaagttctTAAACTTAAAATGCGTTGAGGCCAAGtgccaaaaatattaatgctgGAAGAGCGACGAACAGGTTGACTTACAACCCAAGAGTGAACGACCTAGGATCCAGGATCTCGGTCGATGACCGTAAATCCTCAGAGTAGGGGTGGATCCTTCGGGGACGTTCGGTTTTTCACCATAGTATAGTGTCTATTTTCTTGTATAACTTAATTCCTATTGGTCGGGAAAATCGTATGATTTTCCGacgttaattataattatttctagtTCCTTAATTATGACATGAGTGGTATCGAGAGAATCCTTGTAATTTTAGGATTCTGTCGATATcactcattatattaatttgtatgtAATTTTGATTGTTAAAATTGGCGGTTTGGCCGCTTGGCAATAGTGCCGGCTCGAGAGATTTATTGAGGGTGCAATGCCTCTAGCTCCCCTAAATGTAGTGTTTCTACAATCAGTAAGATGGAGTTAGGGGCATTGAAATACACCctcaacatttattattaacataaaaattaaaaagttaatgcgcctaccgcaggacattacaAGAGCTTAAATACATttgatttcaaaaaattttgttgaaataaacgAAAATGCAAAAGTGTGAAAAGTatcgaatttattttgttgggtatacatatatgatggctttattatttatcgacAAGAATCGGCATTACCGACTGCCAAAATGCGTTCTCCGTCATTTCTTTGGATTTCTTGAGAGCCTTACTGTACATAGCTTCCCTCTATagtacataaataataatgacaaatataaacaacaataaacaagTGTAAACAAGTACTTGATGtacttatatataaataaacaagtactttatatgaataaactaataaataaattaaatagttttattCTAGCTGATTccagctattttttattaaactttagAATTTACCTGTAAATAATGCAGAAGTGAGTTGCAGTGAATTGATACCTTAAATTGCTTATTATTTTGTGCTTCATTAGTTAAACCTGTATTTAATATGATGTTTAATATGATGTATTAATGAcgttttattgacaaaaaaaaatctaatgctATTACAGTTAGCATttttacttatatttatttacttgagcttaatcaataattagttTCGAAGACTTCAACACACTTCAACAACAAGTCTTGCATTATAGTTAGgttatgttttaaatattgtgtTGACATTTGTTCAGTGACAAAAAACCaatgatataaaaacaatgaaataagaataaaaatataataaagaaattatttatattgatttaatatattgcaattttattgatgaatcaacaccatcagaattttttatattgttaatataattaaattcaagtaaaataatgaataacatTAAGTCAATCATCATTAGTAAATAGTGAAGAAggtttaattgaatttttacaggccatattattagtttatatGCTGAGGcacatcaaaaaaatcaaaaagtacTTGATGAATAGATTAACAAGTTATGACATTAATTGAAAACGAATTTTATTAGCCactagaaataataaattaagcacagtatttatacataattatgttacatatttataatttttaaaaaaatatatatgatattatAACATAGTTGTAAAGAAACTCGTACCATTATttctaaattgaaaaaaaaacacatgtaataaaaaaaaatacaagtaatattgattaatcataaaatgtttgaatcattattttttcgtttttcaatAAGTTATAAATCCAATAcaaatggtaaaaaatattaagttatcaagctaatgaaaaataaaaaatgataaaaaagagttatatgtttttttgaacctgaatggatttttttttttttttaacgaatcAAAATTGTCTTCTGCACATTGGACATGTTCTGGTCCTCAATGACCATCTTTGTATAAAACCAAGACAGAATACGTGTTCGCATGGTAGTATTCTGTCTGGTTGGGATTCTTCACTTGTACATATGTAACAAACGTCACCTTCATTGCTGTCATATGGCAAACCCATATCACCTACCATTGCAGGTGCATTTGGATTATCATGGAGTATTCTATCTTCTGAAAAGTTTAAcaattttgttaaacaaataatatattatgcaAATATATGCATAAAGTAAAGTACTCACCATgattaacagaaaaaatagGCAAATCTTCAAGTATTAattcttcattttcaataggttgttgttgctgttctATCTGCTCTGGCTGTTCTGCTTGCTGAATACCACGTCTTCCATATTCCTGATAAATATACTCTTCATGCAGAGCTTGATCATTCAATCTCACAGGATTTCTTACAAGGGATATAATATTCACaggaataatagaaaaaaaataatcgtatattcaattattttttcaaaaactatttGAGGCCGAAAGATTCCCAAATATTCTAGAACAGAGCTTTTAAAGAGCTTTCgatcatattaataaaaataattaaatttagataaaactaataaaattatcttaatttataattatctaaatttatctCCATTATTCTAGAAGTTAAAGCAAtttaaatcaagttttttaataattttggaaAATTGGCAATGAATAACTCAATGTAGATAGAGACATCGTAAAAGGCTCGAAATTTGCATCTTGAAAAACTCTATCACCCGCATTGTGCGTTTTTTCCCCcatcttcaatagtttttcagaaaaagaaaaaaaactttaaaatagaagaagaaattcaaatatttagttttttttctcagaaacTATTCAAGGCCGAAAAAAAACCCACATTTTCACAATCTAGATGCGTACGATGGCGATTCAACATGCAAGACtat is part of the Aphidius gifuensis isolate YNYX2018 linkage group LG1, ASM1490517v1, whole genome shotgun sequence genome and harbors:
- the LOC122855679 gene encoding E3 ubiquitin-protein ligase RNFT1-like, producing the protein MREYGRRGIQQAEQPEQIEQQQQPIENEELILEDLPIFSVNHEDRILHDNPNAPAMVGDMGLPYDSNEGDVCYICTSEESQPDRILPCEHVFCLGFIQRWSLRTRTCPMCRRQF